A single region of the Brienomyrus brachyistius isolate T26 chromosome 10, BBRACH_0.4, whole genome shotgun sequence genome encodes:
- the stard15 gene encoding START domain-containing protein 10: MPLQIPDDSAFSAFKEQCENHEGWIIRYNKGGVTVWCRDEDSETVQKLKMKIICKDVTAETLYDVLHDTSYRKKWDTNMIDTFDIGRLTVNADVGYYSWRCPSPLKNRDFVTMRSWLPLGTDYLIINYSVKHPQYPPKKDYVRAVSLLTGYLIQPNGENSCSLFYLTQVDPKGSLPKWVVNKVSQFVAPKAMKRIYKACQKYPEWKRKHNPNLKPWMYPEQNTLPCISLADLTLQRADSLENIDESSLSEEKCQHSDDEEVLS; the protein is encoded by the exons ATGCCGCTGCAGATCCCGGACGATTCCGCTTTCTCCGCTTTCAAGGAGCAGTGCGAAAACCACGAGGGATGGATAATCCGGTACAACAAGGGAGGAGTGACGGTGTGGTGCAGAGACGAGGACTCTgagactgtccagaagctcaaG ATGAAGATCATCTGCAAGGATGTCACAGCGGAGACACTGTACGACGTCCTCCATGACACAAGCTACCGGAAGAAATGGGACACCAACATGATCGACACCTTCGACATTGGGCGGCTGACTGTCAACGCGGACGTTGGATATTACTCCT GGAGGTGTCCCAGCCCGCTGAAGAATCGTGACTTTGTCACCATGCGGTCCTGGCTGCCGCTGGGCACCGACTACCTGATCATCAACTACTCTGTCAAGCACCCG CAATATCCACCAAAGAAAGACTACGTGAGAGCAGTGTCTCTCTTAACGGGTTACCTCATCCAGCCCAACGGGGAGAACTCCTGCAGCCTCTTCTACCTGACACAGGTGGACCCAAAAG GATCCTTACCGAAGTGGGTGGTGAATAAAGTATCTCAATTTGTGGCTCCAAAG GCTATGAAGAGGATCTACAAGGCCTGTCAGAAATACCCCGAGTGGAAACGGAAGCACAACCCCAACCTGAAGCCTTGGATGTACCCGGAGCAGAACACCCTGCCCTGCATCAGCCTGGCCGACCTCACGCTGCAGCGGGCTGACTCGCTGGAGAACATCGACGAGAGCAGTTTGAGCGAGGAGAAGTGTCAACACAGCGATGACGAAGAGGTCCTGTCCTAA